From one Paeniglutamicibacter psychrophenolicus genomic stretch:
- a CDS encoding class I SAM-dependent methyltransferase, whose amino-acid sequence MADLQQAPEIDIDKLMAFVFKAVDEVGATLNTALVVMGDKLGYYTAMATGPVTPLQLAEATDTALPYAREWLNAQAAGGYVEFDAESGKYLLPPEHAAALTDPGSPAYLPGFFQIALGTTHDVDGVLAAALNGSGLGWHEHHSDVHEGCERFFRTMYNTHLLGQWLPALDGVVEKLESGARVADVGCGHGASTLIMAKAFPRSTFIGFDYHDLSIQTARKRAREAGVEANLGFETASATGFPGTGFDLVTTFDALHDMGDPVGAASHVRQAIAEDGTWMVVEPMSGDTVAENLNPVGRAYYGFSTLLCTPCSLAQEVGLALGTQAGPARIHDVVSTGGFTRFASVSQTPFNRVLEVRP is encoded by the coding sequence ATGGCCGATCTTCAGCAAGCACCCGAAATCGACATCGACAAGCTCATGGCCTTCGTTTTCAAGGCCGTTGACGAAGTTGGAGCCACCCTCAACACCGCATTGGTCGTCATGGGTGACAAGCTGGGCTACTACACGGCCATGGCCACTGGTCCCGTGACCCCGCTCCAGCTCGCAGAGGCCACCGATACGGCCCTGCCCTACGCCCGGGAGTGGCTCAACGCCCAGGCCGCCGGCGGCTACGTCGAGTTCGACGCGGAGAGCGGAAAATACCTGCTGCCTCCGGAGCACGCCGCCGCGCTCACCGACCCCGGCAGCCCGGCATACCTGCCGGGCTTCTTCCAGATCGCCCTGGGCACGACGCACGACGTTGACGGCGTCCTGGCGGCAGCGCTCAACGGCTCCGGTTTGGGCTGGCACGAACACCACTCCGACGTGCACGAGGGTTGTGAACGGTTCTTCCGGACCATGTACAACACCCATCTTCTCGGGCAGTGGCTCCCGGCGTTGGACGGCGTGGTGGAAAAGCTCGAATCCGGCGCCCGAGTCGCAGATGTGGGCTGCGGGCACGGCGCCTCAACCCTCATCATGGCCAAGGCCTTTCCCCGGTCCACGTTCATCGGCTTCGACTATCACGACCTATCAATCCAGACCGCCCGCAAGCGGGCCAGGGAAGCAGGCGTGGAGGCGAACCTCGGCTTCGAGACGGCCTCGGCAACCGGATTTCCCGGAACCGGATTCGACCTGGTGACCACCTTTGACGCCCTGCATGACATGGGAGACCCGGTCGGCGCAGCGAGCCACGTCCGTCAAGCGATCGCCGAGGACGGCACCTGGATGGTCGTCGAACCGATGTCCGGTGACACCGTGGCAGAGAACCTCAACCCGGTCGGACGCGCCTACTACGGTTTCTCGACCTTGCTATGCACCCCGTGCTCGCTGGCACAGGAGGTCGGGCTGGCCCTTGGCACCCAGGCGGGGCCCGCCCGGATCCACGACGTGGTTTCCACCGGTGGCTTCACCCGCTTCGCGTCCGTCTCGCAAACACCATTCAACAGGGTGCTCGAGGTCCGGCCCTAG